A genome region from Altererythrobacter aquiaggeris includes the following:
- a CDS encoding acetyl-CoA carboxylase carboxyltransferase subunit alpha — protein sequence MITWLEFEKPVAELEKRIAELRNASAGDEVDISAELERLEQKSADLLSHTYKALTPWQKTQVARHPKRPHFLDYVKHAFDEFIPLGGDRLFGEDEAILGGFAKLDGRRVMLIGHEKGKDTESRLRHNFGMGKPEGYRKAIRLMGLASRFGLPVVTLVDTSGAFPGVEAEERGQAEAIARSTEACLALRVPMVAAIVGEGGSGGAVALASAERVLMMEHAVYSVISPEGCASILWRTAEKAPDAAEAMRITAQHLEKLGVIDRIVEEPVGGAHRSPAEAAKALGKAISEELEALSGLAPADLVRLREERFLVLGQA from the coding sequence ATGATCACATGGCTTGAATTTGAAAAACCCGTTGCCGAACTTGAAAAGCGGATTGCCGAATTACGCAATGCCTCCGCAGGTGACGAGGTGGATATCTCGGCGGAGCTGGAACGGCTCGAACAAAAGAGCGCCGATCTGCTTTCGCACACATACAAGGCGCTGACACCGTGGCAGAAAACGCAGGTTGCGCGGCATCCCAAACGGCCGCATTTTCTGGACTATGTCAAACACGCGTTTGACGAATTCATCCCGCTGGGCGGTGATCGTCTGTTTGGCGAAGACGAGGCGATCCTCGGCGGCTTTGCCAAACTGGATGGCCGCCGGGTCATGCTGATCGGACATGAAAAGGGCAAGGACACCGAAAGCCGGCTGCGGCACAATTTCGGAATGGGCAAGCCCGAAGGATACCGCAAGGCGATCCGGCTGATGGGTCTGGCAAGCCGGTTCGGGCTGCCGGTGGTCACGCTGGTCGATACATCCGGTGCATTTCCCGGTGTCGAAGCCGAAGAGCGCGGTCAGGCAGAAGCGATCGCGCGTTCGACCGAAGCCTGCCTTGCGCTGCGCGTGCCGATGGTTGCCGCGATTGTGGGCGAGGGCGGATCGGGCGGCGCGGTGGCACTGGCCAGCGCCGAACGTGTGCTGATGATGGAACACGCGGTGTATTCGGTTATCTCACCCGAAGGCTGCGCCTCGATATTATGGCGCACCGCGGAAAAGGCGCCCGATGCAGCCGAAGCGATGCGGATTACCGCACAACATCTGGAAAAACTGGGTGTGATCGACCGGATTGTGGAGGAGCCCGTCGGCGGTGCGCACCGCAGCCCGGCCGAAGCGGCAAAGGCGCTGGGTAAAGCCATTTCGGAAGAGCTGGAAGCGTTGTCCGGACTGGCTCCGGCTGATCTGGTGCGTCTGCGTGAGGAGCGTTTTCTGGTGCTTGGCCAAGCCTGA
- a CDS encoding tyrosine recombinase: MTSAIDDFLAMLAAERGAAANTLAAYRRDLEASEGLLGDLRQADGAALASLGKAWAHLAPSSVARKSSALRQFYGFLSEEGLRGDDPSAALPRPGTRRPLPRILSHTQVGALFAQAELEASSGKSAAVRLLVLLELLYGSGLRATELVSLPLSAVPRDAPLLTVTGKGGQARMVPVSGRSVQALSRWLEVRVGEGRYLFPSRAKHLSRVRLFQMLRELATRADIPPEKVSPHVLRHAFATHLLEGGADLRVLQTLLGHADIATTQIYTHVDAARLVELVNQRHPLGKRGGGEAGPCPQPQGGLAAKR; this comes from the coding sequence ATCACTTCCGCCATCGATGATTTTCTTGCCATGCTGGCGGCGGAGCGCGGCGCGGCGGCAAATACGCTGGCCGCTTATCGCCGCGATCTGGAAGCAAGCGAAGGACTGCTGGGCGATTTACGGCAGGCCGATGGCGCGGCGCTTGCCAGTCTGGGCAAGGCGTGGGCGCATCTGGCCCCTTCGAGTGTGGCCAGAAAATCCTCGGCTTTGAGACAGTTCTACGGCTTTCTGAGCGAAGAGGGTTTGCGCGGTGATGATCCCTCCGCCGCATTACCCAGGCCGGGCACGCGCAGGCCGCTGCCCAGAATACTGTCCCACACACAAGTCGGCGCGCTGTTCGCCCAGGCCGAACTGGAAGCAAGCAGCGGCAAATCCGCTGCGGTCCGCCTGCTTGTGCTGCTGGAACTGCTGTATGGTTCCGGCCTGCGCGCAACAGAGCTTGTTTCGCTGCCGCTGTCCGCCGTCCCGCGCGATGCCCCGTTGTTGACCGTGACAGGCAAGGGCGGGCAAGCGCGGATGGTCCCCGTCAGCGGGCGATCGGTGCAGGCATTGTCCCGCTGGCTTGAAGTGCGCGTGGGCGAGGGGCGCTACCTGTTCCCGTCGCGCGCAAAGCATCTGTCGCGGGTGCGACTGTTCCAGATGCTCAGGGAACTGGCGACGCGCGCGGATATTCCGCCGGAAAAAGTCAGCCCGCATGTTTTGCGGCACGCCTTTGCCACGCATCTTCTTGAAGGCGGGGCCGATTTGCGGGTGTTGCAGACATTGCTTGGCCATGCCGATATCGCAACCACCCAGATTTATACGCATGTCGATGCAGCGCGGCTGGTCGAACTGGTCAACCAGCGTCACCCGCTTGGCAAGCGGGGCGGCGGCGAAGCGGGGCCTTGCCCGCAGCCGCAAGGGGGACTAGCTGCAAAACGATGA
- a CDS encoding shikimate kinase, whose amino-acid sequence MTSDTTNTAGTGPAASAIARIARKLDRPIVLIGLMGAGKSTVGRRLAHMLGTGFADSDHEIETAAQLSIAEIFARFGEDHFRDGERRVIARLVDEGRGVIATGGGAFINAETRALILEKTIAVWLDCDIETLVERTSRKNTRPLLKNGDPQQILTRLHSEREPDYARAHIRVAGQDGPHESTALRILEAIDAWL is encoded by the coding sequence ATGACGAGTGATACGACAAATACGGCCGGCACCGGTCCGGCGGCATCAGCAATCGCGCGGATCGCCCGCAAACTTGACCGGCCAATCGTGCTGATCGGTTTGATGGGTGCCGGAAAATCCACCGTCGGGCGCAGACTGGCTCACATGCTGGGCACCGGCTTTGCCGATTCGGATCATGAAATCGAAACTGCCGCGCAGCTTTCGATAGCGGAAATATTCGCGCGTTTCGGAGAAGACCATTTTCGCGATGGCGAGAGGCGCGTCATCGCGCGGCTGGTTGACGAAGGACGCGGCGTAATCGCCACCGGCGGCGGCGCGTTCATCAACGCCGAAACACGCGCACTCATTCTGGAAAAAACAATCGCGGTCTGGCTGGATTGCGATATCGAAACGCTGGTGGAGCGCACATCCCGCAAAAACACCAGACCGTTGCTGAAAAATGGCGACCCACAACAGATTCTGACCCGCCTGCACAGCGAACGCGAACCGGACTATGCGCGCGCGCATATCCGTGTGGCGGGGCAGGACGGACCGCATGAAAGCACCGCTCTGCGCATTCTGGAGGCGATCGACGCATGGCTGTAA
- the aroB gene encoding 3-dehydroquinate synthase, producing MAVIPVELAGRPYEVRVAGGLLADLPAQCGALLRKRRVPVITDSNVADHWRATVQTSLEAAGLEPAWLVLEPGESAKSWSNLEYVTSWLLAESVERGDHVLALGGGVIGDLTGFACAILKRGCGFIQLPTTLLAQVDSSVGGKTAINTSAGKNLIGAFHQPALVLADLGALETLPARELRAGFAEVIKYGILGDAAFFDWCALNAAAVIGGDRDAREFAVSQSVAAKARIVAQDERETSGARALLNLGHTFGHALEAQTGFNDRLLHGEAVALGMVLAARYSAARELMPDDDAERITQAIAAAGLPTEISALDLGCDGKTLTGHMLHDKKMDAGTLPFLLLRGIGQAFTATDVKLDDVAAFLDRQLRAH from the coding sequence ATGGCTGTAATCCCCGTCGAACTGGCCGGCCGGCCTTATGAGGTTCGCGTAGCCGGCGGGCTGCTGGCCGATCTGCCCGCGCAGTGCGGAGCGTTGTTGCGAAAACGGCGTGTGCCCGTCATCACGGACAGCAACGTGGCGGACCACTGGCGCGCAACTGTCCAGACATCGCTGGAGGCTGCCGGCCTGGAACCTGCGTGGCTGGTGCTTGAGCCGGGCGAAAGCGCCAAGAGCTGGAGCAATCTGGAATATGTGACAAGCTGGCTACTGGCAGAAAGTGTCGAACGCGGCGATCATGTGCTGGCACTTGGCGGCGGGGTAATCGGCGATCTGACGGGATTTGCCTGCGCCATTCTGAAACGCGGTTGCGGTTTCATCCAGCTGCCGACCACGCTGCTGGCGCAGGTCGATTCCAGCGTCGGCGGAAAAACCGCGATCAATACGTCTGCGGGCAAGAACCTGATCGGCGCGTTTCACCAGCCTGCTCTGGTTCTGGCCGATTTGGGCGCGCTGGAAACGCTCCCCGCCCGCGAATTGCGCGCCGGATTTGCAGAAGTTATCAAATACGGAATTCTGGGTGATGCGGCATTCTTCGATTGGTGCGCGCTAAACGCCGCTGCGGTTATCGGCGGCGACCGCGATGCGCGCGAATTTGCCGTTTCGCAAAGCGTCGCGGCGAAAGCCCGGATTGTCGCGCAGGACGAACGCGAGACCAGCGGTGCCCGCGCCTTGCTGAACCTCGGCCATACTTTCGGCCATGCTTTGGAAGCGCAAACCGGCTTTAATGACAGACTGCTGCACGGCGAAGCAGTGGCCTTGGGGATGGTGCTTGCCGCACGCTATTCGGCAGCAAGAGAACTGATGCCGGATGACGATGCCGAACGCATAACGCAGGCGATCGCAGCCGCAGGTTTGCCAACCGAAATTTCCGCATTGGATTTAGGCTGTGACGGTAAGACCCTCACCGGCCATATGCTGCACGACAAGAAAATGGATGCAGGCACGCTCCCGTTCCTGCTGCTGCGCGGTATCGGGCAGGCGTTTACGGCAACCGATGTGAAGCTGGACGATGTGGCGGCATTTCTGGACCGGCAGTTGCGGGCTCACTAG
- a CDS encoding acetyl/propionyl/methylcrotonyl-CoA carboxylase subunit alpha, with product MFKKILIANRGEIACRIIKTARRMGIATVAVYSDADARAPFVQMADEAVHIGPSAAAESYLIPEKIIAACKQTGAEAVHPGYGFLSERTSFAEALAREGIEFIGPPVNAIAAMGDKIQSKKLAMEAGVNVVPGFVGEIDDTEHAVKISEEIGYPVMMKASAGGGGKGMRLAYNEKDVREGFEATKREGLNSFGDDRVFIEKFILNPRHIEIQILGDKHGNIIYLNERECSIQRRHQKVVEEAPSPFVTPKMRKAMGEQCVALSAAVGYYSAGTVELIVSGADPSGESFYFLEMNTRLQVEHPVTEMITGVDLVKQMIRVAAGERLEMTQDDVKIDGWAIENRVYAEDPYRGFLPSTGRLVRYQPPVEGWQGGIRGIDGVRVDDGVKEGGEVSIFYDPMIAKLVTWGKTRDEAADLQIQALDAFEIEGLGHNVDFLSAIMQHPRFRSGELTTGFIAEEYPDGFEGAPASDELNRALAAIAGIISTVQADRARRIDQRLDGKIAAPGDWTVRIAGADYDVRLDEDAIVVGDQKIDLAMEYTPGDTMVHAELDGKPLSFRIAPTITGWKITTRGATHEARVLPTRFAALADHMIEKIPPDLSRYLICPMPGLLTALHVAEGDAVEAGQPLATVEAMKMENILRAEKSGIVSKINAGQGDSLAVDTVILELE from the coding sequence ATGTTCAAAAAAATCCTCATTGCCAATCGCGGCGAAATTGCTTGCCGGATCATCAAAACCGCGCGCCGGATGGGGATCGCCACGGTGGCGGTTTATTCCGATGCCGATGCGCGCGCGCCATTTGTCCAAATGGCTGACGAGGCGGTGCATATCGGGCCTTCTGCAGCGGCGGAAAGCTATCTGATCCCGGAAAAGATTATCGCAGCTTGCAAGCAGACTGGTGCCGAAGCGGTGCATCCGGGATATGGTTTCCTGTCCGAACGCACCAGCTTTGCCGAAGCATTGGCCAGGGAAGGCATCGAATTCATCGGCCCGCCGGTAAACGCAATCGCGGCGATGGGCGACAAGATCCAATCCAAGAAACTCGCGATGGAAGCGGGCGTCAACGTGGTGCCGGGCTTTGTCGGCGAGATCGACGACACCGAACATGCGGTGAAGATTTCGGAAGAAATCGGCTATCCGGTGATGATGAAGGCCAGCGCAGGCGGCGGCGGCAAGGGGATGCGGCTCGCCTATAATGAAAAAGACGTGCGCGAAGGCTTCGAAGCGACCAAGCGCGAAGGGCTGAATTCCTTTGGCGACGACCGCGTGTTTATCGAGAAATTCATCCTCAACCCGCGCCATATCGAAATCCAGATTCTGGGCGATAAGCACGGCAATATCATCTATCTGAACGAGCGCGAATGCAGCATCCAGCGCCGCCACCAGAAGGTGGTAGAGGAAGCACCGTCGCCGTTCGTGACGCCAAAAATGCGCAAGGCGATGGGCGAACAATGCGTCGCGCTGTCTGCCGCCGTGGGATATTACAGCGCGGGCACGGTCGAACTGATCGTGAGCGGCGCGGACCCGAGCGGAGAGAGTTTCTACTTCCTCGAAATGAACACCCGTCTGCAGGTCGAACATCCGGTTACCGAGATGATCACCGGCGTCGATCTGGTCAAACAGATGATCCGCGTTGCTGCCGGCGAAAGGCTGGAAATGACCCAGGACGATGTGAAAATCGACGGCTGGGCGATCGAAAACCGCGTCTATGCCGAAGATCCCTATCGCGGGTTCCTGCCCAGCACCGGGCGGCTTGTCCGCTACCAGCCGCCGGTCGAAGGCTGGCAGGGCGGTATTCGCGGTATTGACGGTGTGCGCGTGGATGACGGGGTGAAAGAAGGCGGCGAAGTTTCGATCTTTTACGATCCGATGATCGCCAAACTGGTGACATGGGGGAAAACCCGCGACGAGGCGGCCGACTTGCAAATACAGGCGCTCGACGCGTTCGAGATCGAGGGGCTTGGCCATAATGTCGATTTCCTCAGCGCAATCATGCAGCATCCGCGCTTCCGCAGCGGAGAACTCACCACCGGATTTATCGCGGAGGAATATCCGGATGGCTTCGAAGGCGCACCTGCATCTGACGAACTGAACAGGGCGCTGGCGGCAATCGCGGGGATTATATCGACCGTGCAGGCCGACCGCGCCCGCCGGATCGACCAGCGGCTCGACGGCAAAATCGCCGCCCCCGGTGACTGGACAGTCAGGATTGCCGGGGCCGACTATGATGTCCGGCTGGATGAAGATGCAATCGTGGTCGGCGACCAGAAGATCGATCTGGCGATGGAATATACGCCCGGTGACACGATGGTCCATGCAGAGCTCGACGGCAAACCCTTGTCCTTCCGGATCGCGCCAACGATTACCGGATGGAAAATCACCACGCGCGGCGCCACGCATGAGGCGCGGGTGCTGCCCACACGGTTTGCTGCGCTGGCGGATCACATGATCGAAAAGATCCCGCCCGATCTTTCAAGATACCTCATCTGCCCGATGCCCGGCTTGCTCACCGCGCTTCATGTGGCCGAAGGTGACGCGGTAGAGGCCGGCCAGCCGCTGGCGACCGTGGAGGCGATGAAGATGGAAAATATCCTCCGCGCGGAAAAATCCGGTATAGTGTCGAAAATAAACGCCGGGCAGGGTGATAGCCTCGCGGTAGATACGGTTATTCTCGAACTGGAGTAA
- the bioB gene encoding biotin synthase BioB, with protein sequence MTQIRSEPRIDWTRDEIAALFNLPFTELLFQAASVHRANHPADQVQLCTLLSIKTGGCPEDCGYCSQSVHADSGVKATKLMDVRAVLQSAAQAKDNGSQRFCMGAAWRNPKDRDMPAIAEIVKGVAAMGMETCMTLGMLTPKQADILAEAGLDYYNHNIDSSPEYYERVISTRKFDERIETLDHVRNAGINVCSGGIVGMGETREDRVGFVHTLATLPQHPESVPVNALVPVKGTVLGDMLADTPMAKIDDIEFVRTVAAARITMPLSMVRLSAGRESMSDSTQALCFMAGANSIFTGDKLLTAPNAGDDSDAALFQRLGMTALKGEEPMRASGRACKSQAAMEAAE encoded by the coding sequence ATGACCCAAATCCGCTCTGAGCCAAGGATCGACTGGACCCGCGATGAAATCGCGGCGCTGTTCAACCTCCCTTTCACCGAACTGCTGTTTCAGGCTGCGTCTGTCCACCGCGCCAACCATCCGGCGGATCAGGTGCAGCTGTGCACCTTGCTCAGCATCAAGACAGGCGGTTGCCCCGAAGATTGCGGCTATTGCAGCCAGTCCGTCCATGCCGATAGCGGTGTGAAAGCGACCAAGCTGATGGATGTGCGCGCGGTGCTGCAATCCGCGGCGCAGGCCAAGGATAATGGCAGCCAGCGGTTCTGCATGGGGGCCGCATGGCGCAATCCCAAAGACCGCGATATGCCCGCGATTGCCGAGATCGTGAAAGGCGTCGCCGCAATGGGCATGGAAACCTGCATGACGCTGGGTATGCTAACCCCGAAACAGGCCGATATTCTGGCCGAGGCGGGCCTCGACTATTACAACCACAATATCGACAGCAGCCCCGAATATTACGAGCGCGTGATATCTACCCGCAAGTTTGACGAGCGGATCGAAACGCTGGACCATGTTCGCAATGCAGGCATCAATGTGTGCAGCGGCGGCATCGTGGGCATGGGCGAAACGCGCGAGGATAGAGTGGGCTTCGTCCACACGCTGGCGACTTTGCCGCAGCATCCCGAAAGCGTGCCGGTCAACGCGCTGGTGCCGGTGAAGGGCACGGTGCTGGGCGACATGCTGGCCGATACGCCAATGGCCAAGATCGACGATATCGAATTCGTCCGCACCGTAGCCGCGGCGCGCATCACGATGCCGCTGAGCATGGTGCGGCTGTCTGCCGGGCGCGAAAGCATGAGCGATAGCACGCAGGCGCTATGCTTCATGGCGGGCGCGAACTCGATCTTCACCGGCGACAAATTGCTGACCGCGCCCAATGCGGGCGATGACAGCGACGCCGCGCTTTTCCAGCGGCTGGGGATGACCGCACTGAAGGGCGAAGAGCCGATGCGAGCAAGCGGGCGTGCGTGTAAGTCGCAAGCAGCGATGGAGGCGGCGGAGTAG
- the scpA gene encoding methylmalonyl-CoA mutase, protein MSKEDSAKPTLSDWEDLADKESKGRDLTWDTPEGFAIKPLYTKADAADPGLPGFAPFTRGVKASMYAGRPWTIRQYAGFSTAEESNAFYRRNLAAGQKGLSVAFDLATHRGYDSDHPRVVGDVGKAGVAIDTVEDMQILFDRIPLDTMSVSMTMNGAVIPVLAFYIVAGEEQGVSADQLSGTIQNDILKEFMVRNTYIYPPAPSMRIVSDIITYTSANMPNFNSISISGYHMHEAGATAVQELAFTIADGKEYVKSAMATGLDIDAFAGRLSFFFGIGMNFFMEIAKLRAARTLWYKVMDDLGAQSERSKMLRTHCQTSGVSLQEQDPYNNVIRTTVEAMAATLGGTQSLHTNALDEAIALPTDFSARIARNTQLVLQEETGITNVVDPLGGSYYIEALTAKLVEEAEVLMAEVDAVGGMTEAVASGMPKQRIEEAAAVKQASVDRGETVIVGVNKYRRETEDHLDTLDIDNHAVRTGQIARLKKNREARDEGACQAALKALTEGTTNGGNLLALAVDAARQRATLGEISSAMEAEFGRYDTVPTPVKGIYKTAYEFDQRWQQVLDGVAAVERRLGRKPKIMVAKMGQDGHDRGANVIASAFTDMGFEVVSGPLFQTPEETVAMALQKDVDAIGASSLAAGHKTLIPELVARLKEAGRADIKVVAGGVIPPQDYEFLRDAGVQGIYGPGSNVVECGADMLRLLGHNMPPAGDDLEAAE, encoded by the coding sequence ATGAGCAAAGAAGACAGCGCGAAACCAACCCTGTCCGACTGGGAAGACCTGGCGGATAAAGAGTCGAAAGGCCGCGACCTCACCTGGGACACGCCCGAAGGTTTCGCGATCAAGCCGCTCTATACCAAGGCTGATGCGGCTGACCCGGGCCTTCCGGGATTTGCCCCGTTCACGCGCGGTGTGAAGGCCAGCATGTATGCGGGGCGCCCGTGGACGATCCGGCAATATGCGGGATTCTCCACTGCCGAGGAATCCAACGCATTTTACCGCCGCAATCTGGCCGCCGGGCAAAAGGGCCTTTCTGTCGCATTCGATCTCGCCACACATCGCGGTTATGACAGCGATCACCCGCGCGTTGTCGGCGATGTCGGCAAGGCGGGCGTGGCGATCGACACGGTCGAGGATATGCAAATCCTGTTCGACCGGATCCCGCTCGATACGATGTCGGTTTCCATGACGATGAACGGCGCGGTGATCCCTGTGCTGGCGTTTTACATCGTCGCGGGGGAGGAGCAGGGCGTGTCGGCCGACCAGCTATCGGGCACCATCCAGAACGACATTCTCAAGGAATTCATGGTCCGCAACACCTACATCTATCCGCCTGCGCCAAGCATGCGGATTGTGTCGGACATTATCACATATACTTCCGCCAACATGCCGAATTTCAACAGTATTTCGATCAGCGGCTATCATATGCACGAGGCCGGGGCGACCGCGGTGCAGGAGCTTGCCTTCACCATCGCGGATGGCAAGGAATATGTGAAATCCGCGATGGCAACGGGGCTGGATATCGATGCCTTCGCCGGGCGTCTGTCGTTCTTTTTCGGCATCGGCATGAACTTCTTCATGGAAATCGCCAAGCTGCGGGCGGCGCGGACGCTGTGGTACAAGGTGATGGACGATCTGGGCGCGCAGTCCGAACGCTCCAAAATGCTGCGGACGCATTGCCAGACCTCCGGTGTCAGTTTGCAGGAACAGGACCCATACAACAATGTCATCCGCACCACGGTGGAAGCGATGGCGGCAACGCTGGGCGGGACGCAGTCGCTCCACACCAATGCGCTGGACGAAGCGATCGCGCTGCCCACCGATTTCAGCGCCCGCATCGCGCGCAACACGCAGCTGGTGTTGCAGGAAGAAACGGGCATCACAAATGTCGTCGATCCGCTGGGCGGCAGCTATTACATCGAGGCGCTGACCGCGAAACTGGTCGAGGAAGCCGAAGTGCTGATGGCCGAAGTCGACGCGGTAGGCGGCATGACGGAAGCGGTCGCCAGCGGGATGCCCAAACAGCGCATCGAGGAAGCGGCGGCGGTCAAACAGGCCAGCGTGGATCGGGGCGAAACGGTGATCGTGGGCGTGAACAAATATCGCCGCGAAACGGAAGACCATCTCGACACGCTCGATATCGATAATCACGCGGTACGGACGGGCCAGATTGCGCGGTTGAAGAAGAACCGCGAAGCGCGCGACGAGGGCGCTTGTCAGGCGGCTTTGAAGGCACTGACCGAAGGCACCACGAATGGCGGCAACCTGCTCGCGCTAGCCGTCGATGCAGCCCGCCAGCGCGCGACATTGGGCGAAATTTCCTCCGCGATGGAGGCTGAATTCGGGCGATACGATACCGTCCCCACGCCGGTAAAAGGCATCTACAAAACCGCTTACGAGTTTGATCAGCGCTGGCAGCAAGTGCTGGACGGCGTGGCCGCAGTCGAACGCCGCCTTGGCCGCAAGCCGAAGATCATGGTCGCCAAGATGGGGCAGGACGGCCACGACCGCGGCGCGAATGTGATCGCCAGCGCATTTACCGATATGGGGTTCGAGGTTGTCAGCGGACCGCTGTTCCAGACGCCTGAAGAAACGGTGGCAATGGCGCTTCAAAAGGATGTCGATGCGATTGGCGCAAGCTCGCTCGCGGCGGGTCACAAGACGCTGATCCCCGAACTCGTCGCCCGCCTGAAAGAGGCCGGACGCGCCGATATCAAAGTGGTCGCAGGCGGGGTAATCCCGCCGCAAGACTATGAATTCCTGCGTGACGCAGGCGTGCAGGGTATTTACGGCCCGGGCAGCAATGTGGTCGAATGCGGCGCGGATATGCTGCGTCTGCTGGGCCACAATATGCCGCCAGCGGGCGACGATCTGGAGGCGGCGGAATGA
- a CDS encoding enoyl-CoA hydratase-related protein, whose product MAYTLINVETADDVTTITLNQPERLNACPPDMAVEIRDVLADPKDARAILITGAGRAFCSGADLSGRADKGMGGRGAYDSLSLSYNPLMKEFARCPVPIVTAVNGPAAGIGCSIALAGDFAVAGSSAYFLQAFVNIGLVPDGGASWMLPRLIGKARATEMMLLGEKIPAEKAEEWGLIYKAVPDDALMDEAMALAKRLASGPTLALGVMRQNINKALDLDYSSALHNEAEGQWQAGGSQDAIEGAMSFLQKRKAVFKGK is encoded by the coding sequence ATGGCTTACACACTGATCAATGTCGAAACGGCGGATGACGTCACCACGATTACGTTGAACCAGCCCGAGCGGCTGAATGCCTGCCCGCCCGATATGGCAGTGGAAATCCGCGATGTGCTGGCCGATCCGAAAGATGCGCGTGCGATACTGATCACTGGCGCTGGCCGGGCGTTTTGTTCGGGTGCCGATCTGTCGGGCCGCGCGGACAAGGGTATGGGCGGGCGCGGCGCCTACGATTCGCTCAGCCTCAGCTACAATCCGCTGATGAAGGAATTTGCGCGTTGCCCCGTGCCGATTGTGACTGCTGTGAACGGTCCGGCGGCGGGCATCGGGTGTTCCATCGCGCTGGCGGGTGATTTTGCGGTGGCAGGTTCGAGCGCCTACTTCCTGCAGGCCTTCGTCAACATCGGCCTTGTGCCCGATGGCGGCGCAAGCTGGATGCTGCCCCGCCTGATCGGCAAGGCGCGCGCCACAGAAATGATGCTGCTGGGCGAGAAAATCCCCGCCGAGAAGGCAGAGGAATGGGGCCTGATTTACAAGGCTGTGCCCGACGACGCGCTGATGGATGAGGCGATGGCGCTGGCAAAACGCCTCGCCTCCGGCCCGACGCTGGCGCTGGGCGTGATGCGTCAAAACATCAATAAGGCGCTCGATCTGGATTACTCCTCCGCGTTGCATAACGAGGCGGAAGGCCAGTGGCAGGCGGGCGGCAGTCAGGACGCAATCGAAGGCGCGATGTCGTTCCTGCAAAAACGCAAGGCAGTGTTCAAGGGGAAGTGA
- the mce gene encoding methylmalonyl-CoA epimerase: protein MKLGRLNHIGVATPSIEESVRYYRDVMGATSFHKPFDLEAQGVKVCFVDTPGQNGTHGTQIELIEPLGPDSPIAKFLEKNPAGAQHHVCYEVEDIEEARSWFEGLGKRILGPTRIGAHGTPIFFLHPKDMMGQLTEIMETPGEGSHWSN from the coding sequence ATGAAACTCGGCCGTCTCAACCATATTGGCGTCGCCACGCCCTCGATCGAGGAATCGGTGCGCTATTACCGCGATGTCATGGGCGCGACCTCGTTCCACAAGCCCTTCGATCTGGAGGCGCAAGGGGTGAAGGTTTGCTTTGTAGATACGCCCGGCCAAAATGGGACTCACGGCACGCAGATCGAGCTGATCGAGCCGCTCGGACCCGACAGCCCCATCGCCAAGTTCCTCGAAAAGAACCCTGCCGGCGCGCAGCATCACGTCTGCTACGAGGTCGAGGATATCGAGGAGGCGCGCAGCTGGTTCGAGGGGCTGGGCAAGCGCATTCTTGGCCCCACGCGCATCGGGGCGCATGGCACGCCGATTTTCTTTCTCCACCCCAAGGATATGATGGGCCAGCTGACCGAGATCATGGAAACCCCTGGGGAAGGTTCGCATTGGTCGAACTGA